The window ATAGTTTATCAACTTTGAGACATCGTAAGTGATGCGTTTTGCTTGATGAGATCCTTCATCTTCTGTCCCACCATCATctataatgaaatataattattaCTGATGCTAATTAAGAATGTTACTGAAAAATATCTATGTGATTTAAGaacagggtttgttttttggaaTGCAAGCACTGACAGAAGGCTTTGTAATCCACAAAGGCAATAACAGCGACCATATCTACCAGATACACACATGAAGCTTCCCCAGAAACCTAACCTGGTATTCGTAATACTACTATTTATGTACCATTAGTAGCCTCAAGGCTTGCACAGTTTCACAGGAACTCCATGTTCTAATATCAAGGGAAAATTAGagtgaaatcacagaatcacagaattgactgggttggaaaagacctcagagatcatccagtccaacccttggtccaactccagtctgtttactagatcatggcactaagagccatgtccagtctcagtttaaaaacctccagggccggtgagtccagcacccccctgggcagccattccaatgcctgaccactctccctcagaatctccctgtttagccaagctgGTTGTCTCCCCTGTCGGccagcctttcggcacactggtatagcctgttcctgtgcactcaaaacctcctgcttaaagcatgtccaaccctcctgggcctccttgtttttaagcattgtttcccagggtatgctctgaactagacttctgaacaGGCAAAagtctgccctccggaagtccagcgtagaggttttatTAATGGCTCTCcttgcatctctgagtattgaaaattctattatttcatggttgctatgccccaAGCGGCCTCCAAcaactacatctcccaccagcccttctctgtttgtaaacagtaggtctagtgGGGCCTTATCCCAGTGTGCTCATTCACccgctgatgaaggaaattgtcctctatataCACTCTAGGAaattcctagactgcctcttctgtgcagtattgagctcccagcagatatccggcaggttaaagtcacccacaagaacaagggctgttgattttgagacatctgccagctgcttgtagaataattcatctccttcatcatcctggttgggcggtctataacagacacccacgaggatgtcagccttgttggacttccccctgattctggtccacaggcactcaaccttgtcactgctgacctcaagtttaacagagtcaagagactctctaacatataaagccacccatcaacctctcctaccctgcctgtcttttctgaagagcttgtagccatgcatagcagcactccagtaatatgagtcatcccaccatgtttctgtgatggcaactatgtcatagctttcctgctgcatgaTGGGTTCCAGCACTTTACAtacacttcaagtgggctgttGATTTCACTCTTAATTcaggctttccatccttaggctgatctttcGAGAGCCCAGTTTCAGTCCCTTCCCTGACAGAGAGTCTTGATCTATGCAATCTAATCATTACAGAAGCTTTTTCACTGTCACAGCACAGCTAGGTGAAAGGGGAGTATTTTTACATGTCTTTTGAAAACTTGATTTACAACTTTCTCACCCTCCCCTGAGGAAGACGAAGGTTTACAAACTGGGTACTTCATTGGCTCCTGAATAGGGTGCAGCCAGTGAATAGCCTGCATACCAAAAACTGCATTCCTGCAGCACGTTCCTTACCTTTTCCGTCATAAAGCGCCAGTCCTGAGTGCTCCATTTCAGCCTCCTTGAGCCAGCCTGGAGGATAACCCAGCTGGCGCATGCGATATATAAATGGAGGAAGACTCTTATTTGTGACACCAAGTGCATCCTGAAGTTCCCCACTAagttatgaaaacagaaaacaaaaagttctCCAGTAAAAACCCATAATTGAGTTTTGACAAAAGGAAGTTATGAACATTTTGTTGAATTTTAATCTGTCAAGTTAAAATAACTTAGTTCTAGCTCAAACTACGTTGCCTGTCAATCCAGACATAACAAATTTATCTTTAACATCAAAGCTGCTTTTGACATAACTTTTAACACTTTCGTTTCTCCGTACAAGTGTACATATGCTTAACTATTTAATGAGAATTAATTTTACACTGAGAATGATTTAATCAAACTGTTACTTCTCATTCATGGCCTTAACTGTAGCTATGGGTGGAACTTAATGCAACACTAAATCTACCAATGATTTATTTGGAGATTGCTACAgacatgattttttaaaacattttgaatagagagaaaaagagaggaagggtCACCCAAAGCTCAAAATTTTCAGAATCTTGCATGCATTTTTAGCTTCTTCGGAGCATAATAAATTTGCAGTTTGAGTAGCCAAAGAGTAAAGCTTGTCTCCCTACCCTGGGCAAAGTGCCACAAGAAAGGGCAGGACTATTACACTAGCAATGAgttttcacttgaaaaatacCTGTGCAATTTAtcaaacaaaattttatttagcAAACAAAATTGAACATAATACACCCATAGTTAAGAGTAGCAGAGGGACTTATAGAACTCTGGAAAAGAGGGGCTGGCAGTCCAAAGGTAGAAAAGGTATTCCAGAAAAGCAGTACAACAgttagaggaaggaaaaagagatacCTAATTACTCCTGGTTTAAATTTTCCAAACCTCTCTTCTACTTCTTCTGCATGATAACGCTGCTGAAAATTCTGATTGCTCGCTTCGCCACAAGCTTCCATAaactcctttctcttctcactTATACGAGCTGCGTTTCGTGGCTTAAAGATAATACAATTGGGAAGTTTAGATGTGGACAATTTACAATTTATGCACCTAACTGGTACTCATGGCCTCAGCATGCTTCATCATTTGCCACAGGGACATGTATTACAACTACAGCTGCAATGAAAACTACGCACCAAAAAACCAAGAGTATTTGCACAGGATCTAACAGAGCTCTAAAACACAAGAAAGACTGTTCAAACTGAAAAGTGTCCCTCCGTAAATTAAAGGAGACATTCAAACCATTGTGCAACAAAATTAATTGACGTTCTGATTTTGTATGTTAGAATTTATAAATATGAACAGTAAAatctaatcacagaatcacagaatgtcagggattggaagggacctcgaaagctcatccagtgcaatccccctgccggagcaggaacacccagatgaggttacacaggaaggtgtccaggcgggtttgaatttctccagagtaggagactccacaacctcccagGGCAGCTTATTCCAGtgttctgccaccctcactgagaagaagtttcttctcaaattgaagtggaacatcttgtgttccagtttgaacccattaccccttgtcctatcattggttgtcactgagaagagcctggctccatcctcctgacactcaccctttatatatttgtaaacattaataaggtcacccctcagtctcttctccaagctcaagagccccagctccctcagcctttcctcaaaagggaggtgctccactccatcatctttgctgccctgcgctggactgcctccagcagttccctgtccttctggaactgaggggccacaactggacacaatattccagatgtggtctcaccagggcagagcagaggggcaggagaacctctctgacctactgaccacccccttctaatccaccccaggtaccattggccttcctggccacaagagcccagtgctggctcatggtcatcctgctgtccaccaggacccccaggtccctttcccctacactgctctccaataggtcattccccaacttagactggaacctgggcttgttcctacccacatacaagactctacacttgcccttgttatatttcattaaatttttccccgcccaactctccagcctgtccaggtctctgatggcagcacagccttctggcgtatcagccactcctcccagcttggtgtcatcagcaaactttctgatagtacactctaatCATCAGAGATGAATTACCATTTGTACATCCTGACCCCAatgcatctgttttttttttttaatggtgcaGTTACACCAAAACATTTCTTGGAGTGCAGCAGTCTTCGGAATACTGATGTAGACTTTACCTTTGGACAGTCTTTCATTTGATGGTCTTCAGAACCACAATTGAAACAGTGCGGTTTTGGCCTGATTAAAAAATGCACaagaaattaaatgtgaaaatcattttgaaatattaaatgcacttcattattttaaatcttgtttGACTTTTAGTTTTAGACAGAATGAAAAGTGTGTAATCATTGCTTGCTAACTTCACATGctgtcttctgcctctcttAAATTGACCGATTAATGTCAGTCTTCAAAACAGAGTAACAgaatgttgtgggtttttttcacagcCCTAAGTAGAAcacaagaaatgagaaaaacacaGGCACAACAGTGGGGGAATACATGACAGCAATAACAGCATGTGGAGAAGAAAGAGCTAATTAAAATTACAGTGGAAAAGCAGTACTTCCAGGCAGAAACAGAGCTTTTCTATCCCATGTAACAGAGATCTAATTCTTTAAGTAACAGAATagtcatagaataatttagacTGGATCTCTAATCTGATCCCTTGATCAAAGCTGGGTCAGCTATGAGATCAGAACaagttgctcagggctttatccagtTGGGTCTTGAAAACCTCTAAGGATGGAACTGCGTAACCTCTCTAGGCAACCTGATCCACTAGTTTACTGTCCTCCAGgtggaaaagcttttccttaTATCATGCTGCAGATAGAAGAGTATTCACTGAAGGATTTCTGCTTCTGATTAAAGATGTAAACATTTGATTAGATAGTGCcaataaagtaaaacaaaacctaCATACTAAAGCAAGAATGATGATAGTACACCAGTGCAAGGATGACAAAGCAATCACTAAAAAGGCAAGCAACAGAAGGAACTGAGCATAAACTTCAAAAAGTTTTTTACACATTGATTTTAGGTCCTTCCTAAAGAAAGTCAATAAACAAGAGAGACCTTCTGACTGCAAATATCAGCATTTGTTTGCTTCCTTTAAACTCACTGCTCAAGTATGTTAAGGGTTTAGTATACTGGGGAATAAGCACAGTGTACATCTGAACTGTTCAGCTCAAAACTTTATATTTAAGGATAATACAAACCTTTTTGGTTTTACTTGTATTTCTTGTCCATCTAGGGAGAGAATCTGGCTGAAAACTTGCTGATATCTTTAGATTTCAATAAGGAACTGCTACTGGATGAAGCAAAATTTCAATCTTGTTTAAAATACCAGTGAAAACCTAACAGTGCTTTGAATAGAATACTGACTCTACCCAATTAAGCTGTAGATGGGTCCTTGATATGAAGTCTATAGTATAAACCATAAAACTCTATCAGCTACAAACTATTCGCTATGATAGGCTTACATTGTTTCTTCCTACCCAATTTATATCCAATAACCTAAAACTACATCCCCCTCGTTTATAGGCAGAAGTTTCAAGCTAGTGATTCTGACATGCCTCACAGCAACCTTATTAATAACATATTTTGATGAGAGTTTCAAAAATATAACCCACTTCTCCAGGTAGGTGGAGATAGGTCCTATCATGTTATTAGTGTGTGCTTTTGGATTGCAGTGTCAGCTGCTCTGCCCGTTTGTCTAAAAACGTTTGAGAAGACAAGAGGGCCACAAAAGTAAAGACTAAGAGGTTCAGTAGGGCAGGGAAGCACAGCAGTTTCCAGAATCtaacagctgcttttaaaaagaaaagcagatgccAGACGTGTTAATTGAGTGCAGTACTTCAcgctcatagaatcatagtgCCCGATACACCATTTCACTCCAAGGtgctattttaggcttaatATAATCTATATGAGCtctaaagaaagatgaagtgtGTACATTTAAAGAACAATATTAAAGCTAAGCTTGTAGATATGAAAGTTGAGCCACACTTAACTTTGCATTTTAGGAGAAATTCACCTGTTAGGCATGTACCGTCTTCAGCTAGAGGTTGGGAGAGAGTACAAATACCATCTGGAGGACAGGATATCTTAACGCACCTTAACAGAGGCAGCTTTCCCAATGTAAAACTACAGCACAGTGCATACGCAAAGGTAGGCACAAAACCCAGGTTAGCTGGCTTGTAAATCTGCAATTTTTGTTCACATGTAAGTAATCTTTAAACACTAGGAAATTACCTTTATTATAAGCTTGGTAACTAGATATTGCAGAAATTAACTGTGAAAGTGGTTCTTGTCCTGACTCTTTCTGGGGCAGAAGCAACACTGGAAAACTGCGGAGGTGAGATTATtgagaaaaatggagaaaattctTGTCTAATTTCTTTTTGTCATGGAAGactacaatattaaaaaaaccacttTTTCCAACATTTCTTTCAATGCAACCTTTCAAATACTGGCTTTAGTAAGCAGCAAAGAACCAACTTTAAAATGCATCAGCTAAGAGTATTcaataattaaattttaataaaatactttctcTCTGGCTTCctcatttaggaaaaaaatcaccttgAAGCATACATGAGTTTGCCAagcccttttcttctccagacagCAGATTTGATAGAGGGAGAATGCTTATTCATATCTGGAATGAGCTGTCGTTCTAAACCTGACTGCAGACTGGCTCAGGAAATTCCTACAGTCACAAGATGTATTGATGGGGATACGGCATTCACTTCTTACAAGCACAAGTCCTCTAAAAAATCAGCAAGCCAATCTTATCAGAATACTTGTATGTCTTGAATAAAAAAGTCATTAATTACTTATTAAAACTTTTCATTTATAATGACTGATACAGTTCTGATAGAAACGTACAATCTACTAAACAGGAATTGAGTTCAATTTACCGACTGGAATTCTTTGGATttgacaaacagaaaaaacccttGTTTTAGTAAACAGGATACTTAGGTATTTCCCATCCATCTGTCAGCTGTGGATTCTCATTTAATATAGGCTGTCCCAGTTTATCGAGACAAAAATTGGTAAAATACAGAACACTTCCTACAACCTgtagaaaaaaagtcagaaaattgTAAGAAATGTGTCAGTATTTAGGTGAGATTGGTAGCACTTCTACAAATTTACGCTGCCTGAAATACttccaggtttttttccccGCTCTGTTAAGAATTTACCAATAATACATACCCACACCTGTacaaataagtattttttccattgaTGTAACCAAAACATGCTGAACTTAACTGCTATTACACTGAtacatgaaatttaacaagatcttATTTTAATGGCAGCGTATATTGAATAGGTAGAATGAAGAGTCAGACCTACCATTGAAGAGTATAGAGTCAAAAACTTACACTAAAagcttctttaatttttttaacagaatgtGAGCTCGTTGTTTTATAGTCCTCTTCCAAAAGAACACTGGAGGGCTGACATGAAAAGtgaaaacacaaataattaatttaaaataacagtaaaagGAAGGGCTCCTAAATTACTAGATTAAGTAAAAGGCAATAAACCTTCTATTCTCTCACGGAACAGTAGTTAAACAGGAGAATGGAGATGTCTACATTAGTCATAAAGCTTTCCACAGCATGACACAGCTCAATTCTAATGTTTTCTTTGATGAGAAATATGCTGCACAAGAACATCTTTATTCTTATCACAAAACCTAAGGGAAAGATGGAGAGAAACCTGCCATTGCCCTCTCTAATTCAAAGTGAACGCTAGAAAGTGGTTGTTAAGTAAAACTCAAAATTCTAAACTAACAGAAGAAAGTAGAAGTTTCCAGCTGCTGTTGTTCATCTGGACTCATATGTACTAAAAGTTGGGCCAAATACATTGGATACATTAAGTTTGTATCTTACAGTCTTTTCTTGATTATTTAAGCCAACTTATTACTTTGCTTTTACTAAAATTTCAATAGAAACAATTTCAAAGAAGCGTTTTCATGGGcagaaaggatattttttttttgtcccggTCCTCTCGTTTTGGAACAAATAGTTATATAACATCTGTTCGACAGGTACTTGATCTGCAAATCAAGCAGGAAAAGCCATCTAGAATTCACCTATTTAGCAGTGTAATATTTCAATATTCCCACTACAAAGATGCAGGGGAAGGAGCAGCTAAAAACAATTTGATTTTAAAGTACCTGTGGCTTAACATTGATGTGTGTTGTTTCTTCTTCacatctcttctgctcctcatATTTCTgaactaaattaaaaacaaaatcttcaaTTTCTTGATGATACCGCCTATAATAAAGTGAAGAAGTATACAGatacaaagaaatgagaaaggttGAAATACATGTCAAATGTCCCTTTCTAAAGTATTTATCATTTACTACTTCTTAAGAACTCAGAAAAGTGACAATCTAgcacactctattcccttgtccaaatcgttaatgaatatattgaataatacaggccccagtactgacccctgaggcactgcactacatacaggcctccaactggactgtgcccattgaccacgactctctggcttcttcccttcagccagttcacagtcacctcactacccgctcatccagaccgcactccctcagttgagctgtgaggatgctgtgggagattgTGGGAGACACGATCTACATGACATGACGTGGACGTGATCTCAACTGAAAAGCATGGAAAATTTAATTTACTCTATTTGCCCACAACACTCATGATACTCCAACTGCTATTCAGACTGACTCCAAGTTGCTGGAAGTCACACTTAATTTCATGATAAAAACAGATACTACTAATAAAAGCAACAGAGCTCCTGCCATATCGCTCATTATCCTTTCTCCCCTTCAAGGTTACAAGTTCAtgttattaaataaaacattctttGGGCAAACACAAATATATCCAAATAAACAATCGAAAAAGTCCCACTTCCCATCAAGATTGCTCTTTCTTGGAAAGTACTTACTTAGAAATTACATTGTTCATAAATAAAATCTGTAACAGAGGTCCATCCAATTTGGAGCTCTCCACTGAAATTCCACTAGAAGAACAGAACAGAGACAAAATTGCTACAGTTATTAACTTTAATGTAAATATTCTCTACCCATTTTATCACAGCAAAGCATCTGTAgtccacagaaagaggaaggTTTGGCCAATACGAGTTCTGTTATTTTAAGAAGTTCCTGTTCACTTAAACAGAAATCATTCATATCCAAGCAAAGCAGTTCGCGTGgtgtgaggaagaaagaaaatgagagagaacaCAACACTACAGAAGTTTTCTTCTAACTGTGGTAAACTGCTATAAGCCCTTATAAATAATATCTCTTATTCATTCAGCCATTTAAATGTACTTGTTCTCACTGCTGAACTTTGCAAAAACCTGTTTTTCTAAAGGCCACGTAAGTTTCAGGAACAGACACATGcatacaaacaaataaacctaCAGCAATGCAAACGAAATTCTCAATACTCAAGTGTAAAAGACCTTTCATGAATGATAACGGCATTTTGAAAGTGCAACATCTGAGCAGGGTTGGGGCTATAGAAAGCGGGTGTCTAAAAGACGTGGTAGACATTGTTACCTCAGGCAGCTGTTATCTTAGACAAACTCTATTTCAAACACATATAGGTCATACAAAGTGTTTTAAGTCAGTATTAACATACCTAGGACGAGTCAGAATATTCAGCTTCCTTTTAAGTTCTTGATGTTAGCTTATTGTTAAGGAACGTTACTTTCTTCAGATGACAGAGACTCTTAAAGGATCAAAACAAATAGGAAAACACCTAACAAGAATTCCACAGAATAACAAACATAGTTTTAGAGTTTCCTTTTCACTGCACAGAGAATTATTTACTAATCCACCTGTTGCTaaagaaacacaataaaataatcataaaaaaaataaaatatataaatttaaaaCCCCAACACACCACCAAAACAGATGAAAGAGGACTAGCTGTGCCAATCCAAATGGTGTAATTCATTACATGCACTAAGGTTGAATTGTCAAATTTACagtattctattttaaaatacctaCAATCATGACAAAAAAGTAAACAGTAAGACATAAACACTTGTAAATAGAAAACAAACTATAAAAACAACTTCAGATTCCACTCTGCTACAATATCTAACCCCAAAACCGTTTAGGGAACCAGTCCAAATAGAACAGTCTAAAGTTATGTCTAGGTAtgttaaaaatggatttttgaaGTGAACGTACAGCTATTTTccttagaaaaacagaaaggaggaaTCGAGCATCTAGCGTTTTAACAGTCACCTCAGCACTCCAGAACTCAACCACCTCCTCTGCCAACTGGAGCGAAACTGACACGGACACGGTCATTCTAAGAATGAAAGCTATCCGGGAAAACTTCCTCTGAAGTGACAGAAGCCAGGAAGAAAAGAGCCACCGCCCCGAGCTGCGCGCTCGCAGCTCCCGACGAGAGGAGCCGCCGGGAGAGCCTGCCCCGCCAGCCCAGCGCGGCTCGCAGCGCCCGGCAGGCCGCGCCAGGGCCCCGGCTGCGCCGAGAGGCCACAGGGCCCGGCCTCACGGAGGGGCCCGGGCGGCGGGAAAGGCCGGAGCCGTCAAGGCTGGCCCGGAAGGGAaccagcagcaggagcggggCCCACTCTTCCCCCCGCGCCTTCGCCGGAGCAGGCCCTGCCTCTCCCGTCAGGATATTCTCCGCCCGGAGCCGCCGCACCGTCTCCTCCCGGTCCTGCAGCCGCGCGTACAGCTCCTCCAGAGCTTTCTCgggtccctcctcctcctcttccccgtCGAAGCCGAGGCgaggcggcgggggcggcccgTCCTCCTCCTCGAGCTGCTCGAAGAGCTCGCGGTCCCCAAAATCCACCTCAGCCGCCATCTTAAGCTGCAGCAGGAAGggaggggctggaggggcgggGGAGCTGCCGCGAGGGCAAAGGGCAGGAGGAGCCGCCGCTCTCAGCGGGAAGCGCCGGGCGAGCGGGCTCGTGCCCCTTGTGGTGGCGGAGGACCACCACTCCCAGCATGCAATGGGCGCAGCCCGCCGCGGCGGCGCCCGGCCTCGGCCGCTGTGCCTGCTGGGAGTTGTGGTCCGCACTCCGCGGGCCGGCGCGGTGCGTGTCGGGATATCAGCGGCGCAAGGCAGGCTGGGAGCCGCAGTTCTGTGGAGAAGGGTCCCCAAAATGGGAGGCGGCAGCTTCACCCCCCGCACCCACCTGCTGCGCTGGTACCTGCCTCACCCATGGGGTTCCAACATGAccaaaagtaagaaaaacaaaagctcaaCATCCGAGTTGTGCTCTACATTGCAAatcttattttagaaaatatccTACTTCCAAATCTTCCAAAtaagcaaaagaacaaagcgAAACAAACACTCTTTCTGCCTCCACAACTAGTTGTCCTGACTTGCCTTCACTACTTTCCTCAAGTCTAATTAACATGAAGAAAGACCTTagagaaaaaatgtctttattattAACCAGGTTTTTTGCACTGGATTATGTGCCTATTGGCCCGGACCGCTAAATAACATCTACACaatgtttcttttatgtttCAAGAATTGAAAATAACTGTACAGGTTAAAGTACAAAAGTACACAAGACAGTGGACACGAAATATTCATGTATGAGCATTTCCCATCTGCTGCGTGGTTTGAAAAGTAGAACTTTAACTAAAAAATACTGTCCTTCTATAGTTCTCTCAAGTTTAATGGAAGTGGGTATAACCTGATTACAACACTAACACCAGTATCACTGATCTgatatttacaaaaaaattgtatttttcaataaattaaagTCAATGCAACACCCATGCAAGCTAGAATGCTAGCTTTTTGGTGAACAAGGACCCAACATTTGAACAAGAACCTTCCACAGTCCCAAACTTTaaaactgcctttttcttttttcaaactGCATCCATTCCTCGCATTGAAGATGTAAACCCCAATCCCATTCCTCTTTGCGTATGAGTCTGTGATCTTGCCATTTCATACTGTGCATCTAGAT of the Columba livia isolate bColLiv1 breed racing homer chromosome 17, bColLiv1.pat.W.v2, whole genome shotgun sequence genome contains:
- the ZCCHC8 gene encoding zinc finger CCHC domain-containing protein 8 isoform X1 translates to MAAEVDFGDRELFEQLEEEDGPPPPPRLGFDGEEEEEGPEKALEELYARLQDREETVRRLRAENQELKRKLNILTRPSGISVESSKLDGPLLQILFMNNVISKRYHQEIEDFVFNLVQKYEEQKRCEEETTHINVKPQPSSVLLEEDYKTTSSHSVKKIKEAFSVVGSVLYFTNFCLDKLGQPILNENPQLTDGWEIPKYQQVFSQILSLDGQEIQVKPKRPKPHCFNCGSEDHQMKDCPKPRNAARISEKRKEFMEACGEASNQNFQQRYHAEEVEERFGKFKPGVISGELQDALGVTNKSLPPFIYRMRQLGYPPGWLKEAEMEHSGLALYDGKDDGGTEDEGSHQAKRITYDVSKLINYPGFNISTPSGIPDEWQIFGSIPMQPSQQKDVFANYLSNFHAPSPKSSNKRAASQSSSRHSKRPKEENSEVPATDMDLDSDLEVSQRSQNSFQFQPPLPPGCPSMPTPPPLPQETPPPTPSSAPTHPPLPRTAAPSNPSRDIPQPKIVDSIMDEDTLTLEELEEQQRLIWAALEQAESTNSDSDIPVDTPLTGNSVTSSPSRNEVDLVAEERSSDKVIMVETEFSNISEQIPDNEHSVTSSHPGDSLLNLKENPDNTDSEGLLGNTMPAPNHEVNDGGNTGGDKAVTRIESSTKNSSLVPDMSKFAVGITPFEFENMAESTGVYLRIRSVLKNSPRNQQKKKT